DNA sequence from the Sneathiella sp. P13V-1 genome:
TGGAAGATGCCCCTCTCGTTCTGCTGGACGAGCCTTTCTCTGCTTTGGATGCCATCTCCAGACATGATTTACAAAATCTGACAGCTAAGAAACTCTCTGGGCGAACCGTATTAATGATCACCCACGATCCACTTGAAGCACTACGAATGGGACATCAGGTCCTGGTACTCGCTGGGCGTAATCCGAAGCTATTCAAAATAGATGGGTTATCAGAAACAACACCGAGGGAGGTTAGCGACGCCGATCTACAACAGGCCTATGCAGAAATCCTCTCTATCATTGGTATGGAGAAGACCTGATTATGGGAAAGGCACTTCGCATATCGATCACATTTGGAGGGTTGATTTTAATCTGGGCATTTATTGCTTGGGCAACTGAGCTTCCAAAATTCATCTTGCCGAGCCCCGTTCTCGTCTTCACAACACTTTGGCAGAAATTCCACATTATTCTGCCTCATGCCACCACAACACTTGTTGAAATCCTGCTAGGTTTATTTTTTGGAATACTTGCTGGGATGATTTCTGCATTGATAGTATCTTTGCACCCTGGCATCAAACGTTGGGTTTTACCTTTGTTGATTGCGAGCCAAGCTGTTCCTGTCTTTGCCATCGCACCGCTTTTAGTTTTGTGGTTTGATTACGGCATGACGTCAAAAGTCGTCATGGCGACCCTGATCATCTATTTCCCGGTTACTGTTGGATTTCTGGATGGCCTTAATCGCACCTCCAGCGATTGGAAGGAAATTGCCCACATCATGCAGGCCAGTGGGGAAGCCTCCGCTGCCTTAAACGTCATTAGACTGTATCGTTATATCAAGATCCCTTTCGCTTTGCCGTCACTTGCCTCTGGCATTCGCGTGGCAACCGCTGTTGCTCCTATCGGTGCTGTTGTGGGCGAATGGGTAGGATCGTCTTCAGGTCTTGGGTATCTGATGCTTCACGCTAATGGGCGCATGCAAACTGATCTTCTTTTTGCTGCACTTATTACTCTCACAATTATCTCTATATCATTGTTTTACATTATTAATTTTATCGTCAAACGCTATCTCAACTGGGAAACTGAACAGGAAACCCTTTCATGATTAAACTTCTGAAATCCAAGACCGCACTCGCCGCGGCTTGTCTCTCAGCCCTTCTTATTTCCAGTCCTGCCAATGCAGCTGAGAAACTCACTGTATTATTGGATTGGTTTGTAAATCCGGACCATGCACCTCTGATTGTTGCCAAAGAAGCCGGCATCTTTAAAAAGAACGGTCTGGAGGTTGAACTTATTGCTCCTGCAGACCCAAACGATCCGCCTAAATTGGTGGCTGCGGGTAAAGCTCCACTTGCAATCTCCTACCAACCTCAGCTTCATGTTCAAGTTGGTGAAGGCCTGCCACTTAAACGTATCGGCACCCTCGTCGCGACACCGCTTAATAGCCTTGTTGTATTGGACAACAGCCCGATTAAATCCATTAAAGACCTGAAGGGAAAGAAAGTTGGTTTCTCTGTTGGCGGGTTCGAGGATGCCCTTCTGAAAGCCATGCTTGAAAAAGAAGGACTGGCCCTTTCAGATATTGAACTGATCAACGTGAATTTCAGCCTGTCACCGTCGCTTCTTGCGGGGAAAGTCGACGCTGTTATTGGGGCGTTCAGGAACTTTGAACTGAACCAGATGGATATCGAAGGCTATCCAGGACGAGCCTTCTATCCTGAAGAAGAAGGTGTTCCGTCATATGATGAGCTGATCATTGTGGCAAACAACAAAAACCTTGATGATGCGCGCTTCCGTCCGTTTCTGGATAGCCTTGAAGAAGCAACACAGTACATCCTGAACCACCCCAAAGCGTCATGGGAGTTGTTTATTAAAAACAACAAAGAACTGGATGATGAGCTAAACCGTCGCGCATGGAAAGATACTCTTCCGCGCCTTGCAATGCGCCCAGCAGCCTTGGACACTAACCGCTATGATCGCTTTGCAAAATTCCTGGAAAAATCAGGACTTATCAAAAAAGCCTTACCGGTTGCCGATTACGCGATCGAAGTAAAATAAGCAAAAAGAAACGGCCTCTGAACAAGTCAGAGGCCGTTTCAGTAACAGAGCAATTAATCAGGTTTTTCTATTTCGGCAACCTGCGGACCTTTGTCACTATCTGCAATTCGCACTTTCAGGGATTGACCTGCCTGTACAGGTAAGAAGCCTTCATTTCGAATTGTCTCCATATGAATAAAGATATCCTGTGTATCTTCACCGCGGGTGACAAACCCATATCCTTTAATAGGATCAAACCACTTTACAGCCACATCCACAAAATCCCCTTGTCCCTTTAGAACGGGATGTTTTGCGATATTGCTGGGTTCAATGGGGCTTGGCAAGAAAGGTACCGCGGTTGAAGTATCAATATCTAAAATCTTTATCGCTTGCAGCCCTTTGTCACGACGCACAACCTGACAGCTCAGCGTGACCCCCTCTGCCACAAATTCATGACCGCTTTCCCGAAGGCAAGATAGATGGAAGAAAATATCGCCATTTCCTTCCTCAGGGACCAGAAAACCGAATCCCTTTGTTGTGTTAAACCACTTCACTCGCCCCTTTAACTCGAAACTCTCTTCGCCTGCAAGATAGGTTACATTATCAGCAGCCTTATCCTGCATTGCGTCCACTTTTGCTGACATTTGGATACTCCCACTCCCGTCATAAGTTCGTCTCCCCCAAGACGTAGTACCAATTAACTATATATTATCCCTAATATTAGGTTAAGTTAATTTTAATGTAAATCTAATCCAAATAGAAATCAAACGCAATAGTTCTCCCATCGGACCTAATCTAAATAATAAACTATTTCTGAAAAAAGATTAGTTCGTCAATTGTACTGTCTTATGAAACGCCTATATCTCCGAATAGTCAAATAGTCATATTGTGAACGACACTGCTTTTAGGTGCTATCTTCTTGCGAGAAGGCGCCTCTCATGGCATACACAGTGCGATCAAAGGGAAAGTCGACGATTTAACAGGGTGGAGAGAAGTGAGACTAATAAGTCTGATTTTGGTTACTTTTGCCGTATGGCTATTATTTTCAGGTATTTACACACCGCTATTAATTGGTTTTGGCATAGCGTCTTGTATACTTGTTGCAATCATTGCGCGGCGTATGGATGTGATTGACCATGAAGGGCATCCGATACACTTAAACCCCGGAATAGTCAGTTACTGGTTTTGGCTTTTCTGGGAAATTGTGAAATCAAATATTGATGTCGCTAAATGTGTCCTGTTCCCTGGCAAATATCTCCAGCCAAGTATGTTTAAAAGTAAAGTCAGCCAGAAAAGTGATCTGGGAAAAGTAATTTACGCAAACTCGATTACCCTGACACCCGGGACAGTTACTGTCGATTTGGATGACGATACGGTCCTTGTTCACGCGCTAACACAAGGTACCGCAGACGGCGTTAAATCTGGAGAAATGGATCAACGCGTTACCCGGGTGATGAGGGAAGCATGATTATTTACGTAGTAGCCGCCATTGCCATTCTGGTCAGCATTGCCATGGCCCTTGGTCGTGCATTACTGGGCCCCACCGCTTACGACCGTATTTTGTCCGTAAACGCAATTGGGACCAAAACAGTACTTTTGATTGCTGTTGTGGGCTTTATGAACGGACGCCCAGACTTTTTGGATCTCGCCATTGTTTACGCGTTAATGAATTTTATCGGCACTCTTGCTGTTCTCAAATACTTCAAATTTGGAAGCCTGAAAACCGGCCTCTCCCGTACTAGATCAGGAGGGGATAAGTAGTTATGGATTTGATACTTGATATACTCACATGGGCAGCCATCTTAGGCGGTTGTTTCTTTGTTTTCATTACCGGGTTAGGACTTCTTAGATTTCCTGATCTTTATTCCCGCATTCACGCGGGTGGTATGGCAGATACCCTTGCTTCTTTCTTGATATTGGGTGGTTTAGCGCTACAAAGTGGCTTTACGCTCGTTACAGTAAAATTATTTTTCATTGTCGCATTTCTGTTTTTTACAAGCCCGACAGCAACTTATGCCCTTGCGCAGGCCACTTTTGTCGCCGGCTTGAAACCGCGCATGGATGGGTTTTCCACTTCTGAAACTAAAAACGAAAACAAATCAGAAGAAGGAGATCGTTAATGGAAGAATTTACAGACATTTTCCTGATGCTCCTTCTAATAGCTGGAACATTGGGGGTTTTATATGTGAGCAACCTGTTTGTTGCTACGATGTTGCTCGGCGCGGTTAGCCTGATTGTGGCGCTTATCTTTGTCACATTGGACGCAGTCGATGTTGCCTTCACCGAGGCTGCCGTGGGCGCCGGGATCAGCACAGTACTATACCTTGGCACTCTGGCGATGGTGGGATCAAAGGAAAAAACAAGGTCCAAGAAATCCCCATTGCCCTTGCTGGTTTCATTGGCAGTCGGCGGACTGTTGATCTATGCAACTTTGGACCTTCCGGTCATTGGTAGCCCTGATACGCCGGTTCAAACAAGTCGCCTAACAGATCGCTTTATTAATGTAAGCCCCAATGAAATTGGTGTTCCCAATATGGTGACCTCAGTTCTGGCTAGTTATCGTGGCTTTGATACCTTCGGTGAGGTTACTGTTATTTTCACTGCTGGGATCGCGGTTCTGATGATCTTACGACAGAGACACACACGACGTGAAGAAGAGCCGATAGAAAACCCAACTAATCCCGATCAGAAAGGCAGTCTACACGACATCGTGCCCCATGTGGTCTCGAAACTGCTGATCCCCTTTATTTTGCTTTTTGGTTTGTATGTACAGTTCCATGGCGATTTTGGACCGGGGGGCGGTTTTCAGGCCGGCGTAATCTTTGCAGCTGGTTTCATCCTTTATTCCCTGGTCTTTGGATTGGATAATCTAAAACAGCTCATTTCAGCACGATTTGTTGAATTTCTTCTGGCCGCCGGTGTCCTGCTTTATGGAGGGGTCGGTGTTGTCAGCATGTTAATGGGCGCAAATTTCCTAGATTACAACGTACTAGGATCAACGCCTGTAGCAGGCCAGCATCTAGGTATTTTGCTTGTTGAGCTTGGTGTCGGCATAACAGTGACAGCTGCCATGCTCGCCATTTTCTTCGGTTTTGCGGGTCGTCCTGACGAAATCGAAGATAGTAACGGACATTGATCGGGGCGGCAGAGAATATGTTTTTTGATCATTTTAATTATTGGATCTTCGTTATCCTTTTGATGATTGGTTTGTACACGGTTATGAGCCGATCGAACCTCATCAAGAAGATGATTGGCTTGTCTATTTTCCAGATCGCCGTTTTCCTTTTCTATATATCCCTTGGAAAAATTGAGGACGGTACCGCACCGATCTTGCTAGAGGGAGATGGTGTGATCTATTCCAATCCTCTTCCTCATGTTTTGATTCTGACGGCCATTGTGGTGGGGGTTGCAACGACTGCCCTTGGCCTTGCGTTGATTGTTCGTATTAAGGAAAGTTTCGGTACGATTGATGAAGATGAAATTCTTCTACAGGAGGAAGACAAGTAAATGAGCGCCTTGTTTTCCCAAGCCCCCGTTTTAGCTATTCTTATTCCGCTGATGGGTGCCCCTATCAGTGCCGTGTTCCGTGGCCCTGTTTTGCCATGGGCCCTTGCCACTATTTTAAGTGCCGCATCGTTCTGGCTAAGCATTGATCTACTCATTCATGTTAATACACATGGTCCCATTTCATACGAACTTGGGGGATGGCCGCCTCCTTGGGGTATTGAATATGTCGTTGATCCGCTAAGCGCTTTTGTCATGCTGATCATCAGCGGCATTAGCACCGCCGTTCTGTTTTATGCCCGTGAAAGCATTTTGAATGAGGTCGCAGCCAGTCGCTTGGGTATGTTCTTCGGTGCGTATCTATTGGCTCTGGCAGGTATGATGGGAATTACCATCACTGGTGATGCCTTTAACATCTTCGTTTTCCTGGAGATCACATCCCTGTCTTCATATGTGTTGATCTCCATGGGCGAAAAAACCGATAAGCGCGCGCTCACGGCTGCGTTTCAGTACCTTATCATGGGCACAATCGGTGCGACGTTCATTCTGATCGGTGTGGGCCTCCTTTATGCCATGACGGGTACACTGAACATTGCCGATATCGCATCGCAGTTTGACCGAATTTCTGGAACGACACCCTTAAGGGCCGCAGTTGCGTTTTTGCTGGTGGGTATTGCCATCAAATTGGCTATGTTCCCGTTCCATATTTGGCTACCAAATGGCTACACATATGCGCCAAGCATTATCACAGCCTTCTTCGCGGGTACCGCAACCAAGGTATCTGTCTATCTTCTGATCCGCTTTATCTACACTGTTTTTGGCGCAGATTTCAGTTTTGGGGAGTTCCCGCTGACATCCATGCTACTGCCTCTTGGCATCGCTGCATTCTTATCCATGTCAGTTGTGGCTATCTTCCAAGACAACCTGAAACGATTGCTAGCCTATTCCAGTGTGGCGCAGCTTGGATATATGACAGTTGGTATTGCCCTTGCCAGCGAAGCAGGTCTGGTTGCCGGTATCGTTCATATGTTCAACCACGCTATTGTAAAGACAGGTCTGTTCCTGTCTGTTGGGGCCATGTTCTTTGTGGCAGGCAGCACGTACATCAAGGATCTTGCTGGTATTGGGCAGCGAATGCCAATCACGTCGTTCGGATTTGTCTTGGGTGGACTGGCTCTCATCGGTGTTCCGCTCACACCGGGCTTTATCAGTAAATGGTATCTGGTTCAGGCCGCTTTGGAGCGTGGAGACTTCGTTGGATACGGCTTGGTCATTGCTATGCTCATCTCCTCACTGTTTGCAGTGATTTATATTTGGCGAGTTGTAGAGATTATGTATTTCCGCCCTGCCCCTGAGGGTACAGCGCGTAAAGAAGCACCTTTGTCACTGGTTGTTCCATGTTGGATTGTTATTCTTGCGAGCTTCTATTTCGGTATTGAAACGAGTCTGAATATCGGATTTGCTGAAAGCGCAGCATCCTTCCTGATGGGAGGAGCAAAATAATGCTGACACCTGATCTTCAAGTCGCACTTGCGCTCGTCATTCCACTAATTGGCAGTGTTGGCATTGCCCTCGCAGGTTCTGCGCCTAACATTCGTGAAACAGTAACCCTGGTGACTGCGGGTGCGCTATTCTTGAATGTTATCAGCCTATTACAGGTTGTTTTGAATGGCGGAGCACCTGAGTATTCGTTAATTTCCAATCTACCCGGTTTGGAAATCGCCTTCAAAATTGAACCACTGGGTATGATCTTCGCGATGGTGGCCTCCACCTTGTGGATCATCAACTCGATCTATTCCATAGGTTACATGCGTGGAAACAGAGAGCCCAAGCAGACCCGTTTTTACATCTGCTTCGGAATAGCCATTTCCGCAGCTATGGGTATTGCTTTCGCTGAGAACTTACTGACGTTGTTCATTTTCTACGAGGTTCTCAGCCTTTCCACCTATCCGTTGGTGACCCATAAAGGTAATGACGCCGCGTTGAAAGGCGGGCGTATCTATCTTGGTATTTTGCTTGGTACGTCTATTGGCCTGTTCTTGCCAGCTATCATCTGGACATGGGTCCTAACAGGCACAACAGATTTCACACCGGGCGGTATTCTGGCGGGTCATGCCACACCATTGGTCACGGCTATTCTGTTGTTCCTCTTCATGTATGGTATTGGTAAAGCCGCTTTGATGCCAATTCATCGTTGGTTGCCTTCTGCCATGGTGGCCCCAACACCAGTGAGTGCATTGTTGCACGCCGTTGCCGTTGTGAAAGCAGGCGTATTTTCGGTTCTGAAAGTTGTGATCTATATTTTCGGTA
Encoded proteins:
- a CDS encoding ABC transporter permease, which gives rise to MGKALRISITFGGLILIWAFIAWATELPKFILPSPVLVFTTLWQKFHIILPHATTTLVEILLGLFFGILAGMISALIVSLHPGIKRWVLPLLIASQAVPVFAIAPLLVLWFDYGMTSKVVMATLIIYFPVTVGFLDGLNRTSSDWKEIAHIMQASGEASAALNVIRLYRYIKIPFALPSLASGIRVATAVAPIGAVVGEWVGSSSGLGYLMLHANGRMQTDLLFAALITLTIISISLFYIINFIVKRYLNWETEQETLS
- a CDS encoding ABC transporter substrate-binding protein, which produces MIKLLKSKTALAAACLSALLISSPANAAEKLTVLLDWFVNPDHAPLIVAKEAGIFKKNGLEVELIAPADPNDPPKLVAAGKAPLAISYQPQLHVQVGEGLPLKRIGTLVATPLNSLVVLDNSPIKSIKDLKGKKVGFSVGGFEDALLKAMLEKEGLALSDIELINVNFSLSPSLLAGKVDAVIGAFRNFELNQMDIEGYPGRAFYPEEEGVPSYDELIIVANNKNLDDARFRPFLDSLEEATQYILNHPKASWELFIKNNKELDDELNRRAWKDTLPRLAMRPAALDTNRYDRFAKFLEKSGLIKKALPVADYAIEVK
- a CDS encoding cold-shock protein, producing MSAKVDAMQDKAADNVTYLAGEESFELKGRVKWFNTTKGFGFLVPEEGNGDIFFHLSCLRESGHEFVAEGVTLSCQVVRRDKGLQAIKILDIDTSTAVPFLPSPIEPSNIAKHPVLKGQGDFVDVAVKWFDPIKGYGFVTRGEDTQDIFIHMETIRNEGFLPVQAGQSLKVRIADSDKGPQVAEIEKPD
- a CDS encoding Na+/H+ antiporter subunit E, translating into MRLISLILVTFAVWLLFSGIYTPLLIGFGIASCILVAIIARRMDVIDHEGHPIHLNPGIVSYWFWLFWEIVKSNIDVAKCVLFPGKYLQPSMFKSKVSQKSDLGKVIYANSITLTPGTVTVDLDDDTVLVHALTQGTADGVKSGEMDQRVTRVMREA
- a CDS encoding monovalent cation/H+ antiporter complex subunit F encodes the protein MIIYVVAAIAILVSIAMALGRALLGPTAYDRILSVNAIGTKTVLLIAVVGFMNGRPDFLDLAIVYALMNFIGTLAVLKYFKFGSLKTGLSRTRSGGDK
- the mnhG gene encoding monovalent cation/H(+) antiporter subunit G — protein: MDLILDILTWAAILGGCFFVFITGLGLLRFPDLYSRIHAGGMADTLASFLILGGLALQSGFTLVTVKLFFIVAFLFFTSPTATYALAQATFVAGLKPRMDGFSTSETKNENKSEEGDR
- a CDS encoding Na(+)/H(+) antiporter subunit B codes for the protein MEEFTDIFLMLLLIAGTLGVLYVSNLFVATMLLGAVSLIVALIFVTLDAVDVAFTEAAVGAGISTVLYLGTLAMVGSKEKTRSKKSPLPLLVSLAVGGLLIYATLDLPVIGSPDTPVQTSRLTDRFINVSPNEIGVPNMVTSVLASYRGFDTFGEVTVIFTAGIAVLMILRQRHTRREEEPIENPTNPDQKGSLHDIVPHVVSKLLIPFILLFGLYVQFHGDFGPGGGFQAGVIFAAGFILYSLVFGLDNLKQLISARFVEFLLAAGVLLYGGVGVVSMLMGANFLDYNVLGSTPVAGQHLGILLVELGVGITVTAAMLAIFFGFAGRPDEIEDSNGH
- a CDS encoding cation:proton antiporter subunit C; amino-acid sequence: MFFDHFNYWIFVILLMIGLYTVMSRSNLIKKMIGLSIFQIAVFLFYISLGKIEDGTAPILLEGDGVIYSNPLPHVLILTAIVVGVATTALGLALIVRIKESFGTIDEDEILLQEEDK
- a CDS encoding monovalent cation/H+ antiporter subunit D family protein gives rise to the protein MSALFSQAPVLAILIPLMGAPISAVFRGPVLPWALATILSAASFWLSIDLLIHVNTHGPISYELGGWPPPWGIEYVVDPLSAFVMLIISGISTAVLFYARESILNEVAASRLGMFFGAYLLALAGMMGITITGDAFNIFVFLEITSLSSYVLISMGEKTDKRALTAAFQYLIMGTIGATFILIGVGLLYAMTGTLNIADIASQFDRISGTTPLRAAVAFLLVGIAIKLAMFPFHIWLPNGYTYAPSIITAFFAGTATKVSVYLLIRFIYTVFGADFSFGEFPLTSMLLPLGIAAFLSMSVVAIFQDNLKRLLAYSSVAQLGYMTVGIALASEAGLVAGIVHMFNHAIVKTGLFLSVGAMFFVAGSTYIKDLAGIGQRMPITSFGFVLGGLALIGVPLTPGFISKWYLVQAALERGDFVGYGLVIAMLISSLFAVIYIWRVVEIMYFRPAPEGTARKEAPLSLVVPCWIVILASFYFGIETSLNIGFAESAASFLMGGAK
- a CDS encoding monovalent cation/H+ antiporter subunit D family protein, with protein sequence MLTPDLQVALALVIPLIGSVGIALAGSAPNIRETVTLVTAGALFLNVISLLQVVLNGGAPEYSLISNLPGLEIAFKIEPLGMIFAMVASTLWIINSIYSIGYMRGNREPKQTRFYICFGIAISAAMGIAFAENLLTLFIFYEVLSLSTYPLVTHKGNDAALKGGRIYLGILLGTSIGLFLPAIIWTWVLTGTTDFTPGGILAGHATPLVTAILLFLFMYGIGKAALMPIHRWLPSAMVAPTPVSALLHAVAVVKAGVFSVLKVVIYIFGIDFLNGQVATEILMWLAAFTLLAASTVALTKDNLKARLAYSTISQLAYIVLAASLVTPMAMAGGAMQIVMHAFGKITLFFCAGAIYTATKKTEISDMRGLGRQMPFTFFAFFIGSLSIIGIPPLGGSWAKFYIMLGAVEAEQLVVLAVLLISSLLNIAYLMPIVVRGFFYPPLGKSDPETPIGQEQSFITRASIQEAPLLCVAPPVVTAFGCLVLFFFIDPIYQFLLPILTP